The DNA segment TTCTCGCCGAGCTGGAGGGCGGCGATACCGGCGACGGCGGCCATGAAGACGATCTGGAGCACGTTCAGCTCGGCGAACGGCGTGATGACGTTGTTCGGGACGATCCCGGTCAGGAAGTCGAGCCAGGAGCCGGCGTGCTCGGGGAGCTTGCCGTCCCGGGGGGTCAGGCCGGTGCCGGAGCCCGGATTGGTGACCAGGCCGATCCCGAGGCCGATGGCGACGGCGATCAACGAGGTGATCATGAACCAGAGCAGGGTGCGGGTGGCCAGCCGGGCGGCGTTGTTGACCTTGCGCAGGTTGGTGATCGACACCAGGATCGCGAAGAAGACCAGGGGCGCGACGGCCAGCTTCAGCAGCTGGACGAAGATGTGGCCGATCTTGTCGAGCGTGGTGTAGAGCCAGTCGATGTCCTGGCTGCGGGTGAGCCAGCCGAGCAGGACGCCGAGGACGAGACCGGCGACGATCTGGGCCCAGAACGGGACCTTGGGTATGCGGAAGCCGGAGCCTGCGGGCTTCTCGGCGGTGGACGCGGGGTTCGCGGACACGGACACACTCCAGATGTGACGCATCGGGACGCACGGGGACGGTGTGCGGAGGGGGACGGGGGTGCGGCGCCCGCGTCAGGGCAGAACCCGGAGGGCGACGCCGCTGCATGTGCCGGAATCAGACGTTGCGGCAACAGACCGCGGACATACAGCGGCAGAGATCGACATGCAGGCGCTCCACGAGCGGGGTGCCCGTGGCAGATCGGAGGCGCACAGCAGTCTTCATGCCGAACACGTTAACACTTGAACTTTGAGAGCCTCAAAGGTCTTCTTTGGTACAAGAGAGCGCTCCCAGCCCCCGCGCGGCCGGCCGGAGCCCCCAACTCCGCCTGGATACACGAAAAACCCCAGTACAGGAGCGGTTGCTCCTGCGCCGGGGTTCGACGGGAAAAGAAGCCGGGATGTGAGGTAACTTACGCCGTTCTTACGGGGTGACGGCGTTGTTACGGGGTGACGCCGTCCTCGCGGGTGCGGTTGGCCTCCAGGCGCGCCTTGGCCCGGCCGACCGAGTCGACGATCTGCTCGGACATCTCGTCACGCTGCTTGCGCAGCACGACGAAGCTGAGCGGCGCGGACAGCACCAGGGCGAGCAGGATCACCCACACGAGGTTGGAGCCCCCGACCCCGGACGGCACCACTCCGAAGTGGACGGCGACGGCCGCGATGACGAAGCAGCCGACGAAGATGCTGAGACGCATCGCGGTGTACCGGATCGTTGCGCTCGGCTTGGCAGCGGACACAGCTGGCCTTCTCTCTACGTACGACAGTCCTGCCCGACCAGTGAAGCATGCCCCGCAATCGATCGATTCGCAGGGCCGCGTCCCGGCGGTGCTCAGAGCAGCGGCAGCAGCATCGTGATGTCGTCGCGGTCGTCCCCGTCGGCCACCCGGATCGCCCCCGGAACGCGTCCGACCTCCTTGTAGCCGCAGGCCGCGTAGAAGCGGTCGGCGCCCGTGCCGCCCCGGCAGGTGAGCCGGAGCGCCTCGATGCCCTCGGTGGCGCGGGCCGCGTCCGCGACCACCTCCATCAGGTCCCGGCCGTACCCACGGCCCTGGTGACGGGGGTGGACCATCACGGTGTACACCCACAGCCAGTGGCGCATCAGCCGGTGCGTGTTGCGGGCGAGGAAGGCGGTGGCGGCGACGGCGCCCTCCGCGTCGTGGCCGACGACCAGCCGGGTGCGTCCCTCGGTCAGCCCGAGCTGGTGCTTCAGCAGCTCGGGCCGTACGTCCTCCTCCGACACGGGCGGTACGAAGCCCACCGCGCCGCCGGCGTTGGACACGTCGACCCAGAGCGCGACGATGCCGTCGCCCAGAGGCGCGTCGAAGGGCGGATCGACCACAAAGGTAAGACTCATAACCGCAGATTAACTATTACCAGCACGCGGCACAAGAAAGCTCCGGCCGGGGACGGTGGCCGGAGCTCTCGTACGCGTGGCGCCGCGCGGCGCGCCGGGTCAGACCCGCATCGGCTGCGGCGACTCGCGCCGCTCCGCGTCCGGTCCGGGGTACTCGCGGATGATCTCGTACCGGGTGTTGCGCTCCACCGGGCGGAAACCGGCGTCCCGGATCAGGTCGAGCAGATCCTCGCGGGTCAGCTTGTTCGGCGTGCCGTAGTTGTCCGCGTCGTGCGTGATCTTGTACTCGACGACCGAGCCGTCCATGTCGTCCGCGCCGTGCTGGAGGGCGAGCTGCGCGGTCTGCACGCCGTGCATCACCCAGAACACCTTGACGTGCGGCACGTTGTCGAACAGCAGCCGGGAGACGGCGAAGGTTTTCAGCGCCTCGGCGCCGGTCGCCATCGTGGTCCGCGCCTGGAGCTTGTTGCGGACCTTGCCGTCCTTCATGTCCACGAAGTCGTGCTGGTAGCGCAGCGGGATGAAGACCTGGAAGCCGCCGGTCTCGTCCTGGAGCTCACGCAGCCGCAGGACGTGGTCCACCCGGTGCCGGGGCTCCTCGATGTGCCCGTAGAGCATGGTCGCCGGCGTCTTGAGCCCCTTCTCGTGGGCGAGCCGGTGGATGCGCGACCAGTCCTCCCAGTGCGTCCGGTGGTCCACGATGTGCTGGCGGACCTCCCAGTCGAAGATCTCCGCGCCGCCGCCGGTCAGCGACTCCAGACCGGCCTCGATCAGCTCGTCCAGGATGTCCGATGCGGACATGCCGGAGATCGTCTCGAAGTGGTGGATCTCGGTGGCGGTGAACGCCTTGAGGGAGACCTGCGGCAGCGCCTCCTTGAGCGCGCTCAGCGAGCGCGGGTAGTAGCGCCACGGCAGCGAGGGGTGCAGCCCGTTGACGATGTGCAGCTCGGTGAGGTTCTCGCCCTCCATCGCCTTGGCGAGCTTCACCGCCTCCTCGATGCGCATGGTGTACGCGTCCTTCTCCCCCGGCTTGCGCTGGAAGGAGCAGTACGCGCACGAGGCGGTGCACACGTTGGTCATGTTGAGGTGCCGGTTGACGTTGAAGTGGACGACGTCGCCGTTCTTGCGCGTACGCACCTCATGGGCCAGCCCGCCGAGCCAGGCCAGGTCGTCGGACTCGTAGAGCGCGATCCCGTCCTCGCGGGTCAGCCGCTCACCGGCCCCGACCTTCTGCTCCAGCTCGCGCTTGAGTCCCGCGTCCACCAGTGCGCCTCCATGTCTTCCGTACCGGACCCGCCCCACCGTACGCCTAGGCGGGCTCGGGCAGCTCTCCGACCCGGTTCTCCCACTTGGTGGAGAGCACGATGGTGGTACGGGTGCGCGAGACGCCCTTGGTGCTGCTCAGGCGGCGGATGGTCCGCTCCAGGCCGTCCACGTCGCCGACGCGCACCTTGAGCATGTAGGAGTCGTCGCCCGCGATGAACCAGGCGTCCTCGATCTCCGCGAGGTCCTTGAGGCGGTGCGCCACGTCCTCGTGGTCGGCGTCGTCGGACAGCGAGATGCCGATCAGCGCGGTGACCCCGAGGCCGAGCGAGGTCGCGTCCACGGTGGCGCGGTAGCCGGTGATGACCCCGGCGGATTCCAGCCGGTTGATGCGGTCGGTGACGCTGGGCCCGGAGAGCCCCACGAGCCGTCCCAGCTCGGCGTACGAGGCCCTGCCGTTCTCCCGGAGGGCCTGGATGAGCTGCCTGTCCACCGCGTCCATATGACTGAAACCTTCCATTGTTCAGCAGTACCGCAAGTCTACGTGTAGAATCTAAGGCGTGCAGGCATTAGAGCCTGCAAATCTTCTCGCACAATCAAAAACCGCTTACGAATCTTCAGGAGTGACTGCCCCGTGTACACGATCGAGATGGCCTACGCCCGGATGCGCGAGCTTCAGGACCTGGCCAACCGCTCGCGTGCCCACCACCCCGCCGCCGCCCTCCGGCTCGACCGGGCCCGCGGCCCGCGCCGCGCCGGCAAGAAGCGCTGACCCGGCCGGATCAGCCACCGGAGCCACCACCGAGCTCCCCCTCCCAGCGGCGGTACAGCCGGTGCGGCACCCCCGCCGCGTCCAGCACCCGCCCGGCGACGAAGTCCACCAGATCCTGGATGTGCGTCGCCCCCGCGTAGAAGCCCGGCGAGGCGGGCAGCACGACCGCGCCCGCCTCGTCCAGGGCCACCAGCTGCTTCAGCGTCGCCCCGCTCAACGGCGTCTCGCGCACCGCGACCACCAGCTTCCGCCGCTCCTTGAGCGTCACGCCCGCGGCCCGCTGCAACAGGTCCTTCGACAGCCCGAGCGCCACCCCCGCCACGCACGCCGTGGACGCCGGCACGATCAGCATCCCCTTGGCCGGGTACGACCCGGAGGACGGCCCCGCGGCCAGATCGCCGGCCGCCCAGTGGCGTACGCCGGACACGTCCACGTCGAAGGTGTGCGGCTTGCCGTCCGCGCCCCGCGCCAGCCAGGCCGCCAGGTCCTCGCGCCAGTGCGCGTCCCGGTAGGCGATCCCGGTCTCGTCCAGGAGCGTGAGCCGCGAGGCCCGGCTCACCACCAGATCGACGCTCTCCCCCGCCGCCAGCAGCCCCCGCAGCACCGAGGCCGCGAAAGGGGTGCCCGAAGCGCCGGAAACCCCGACAATCCAAGGCGAACGCGGCGACTGACTCACTGAAGACCCGGAATCCACACCACCAGGCTATCCGGCACCGCTCACACGGTGAGCCCGCGCACCACCAGGTCCAGCAGCGCGCACACGAACAGCGCGATGCCGATGAAGCCGTTGACCGAGAAGAACGCC comes from the Streptomyces sp. NBC_00525 genome and includes:
- a CDS encoding DUF4229 domain-containing protein produces the protein MRLSIFVGCFVIAAVAVHFGVVPSGVGGSNLVWVILLALVLSAPLSFVVLRKQRDEMSEQIVDSVGRAKARLEANRTREDGVTP
- a CDS encoding GNAT family N-acetyltransferase, with amino-acid sequence MSLTFVVDPPFDAPLGDGIVALWVDVSNAGGAVGFVPPVSEEDVRPELLKHQLGLTEGRTRLVVGHDAEGAVAATAFLARNTHRLMRHWLWVYTVMVHPRHQGRGYGRDLMEVVADAARATEGIEALRLTCRGGTGADRFYAACGYKEVGRVPGAIRVADGDDRDDITMLLPLL
- the mqnE gene encoding aminofutalosine synthase MqnE, translated to MDAGLKRELEQKVGAGERLTREDGIALYESDDLAWLGGLAHEVRTRKNGDVVHFNVNRHLNMTNVCTASCAYCSFQRKPGEKDAYTMRIEEAVKLAKAMEGENLTELHIVNGLHPSLPWRYYPRSLSALKEALPQVSLKAFTATEIHHFETISGMSASDILDELIEAGLESLTGGGAEIFDWEVRQHIVDHRTHWEDWSRIHRLAHEKGLKTPATMLYGHIEEPRHRVDHVLRLRELQDETGGFQVFIPLRYQHDFVDMKDGKVRNKLQARTTMATGAEALKTFAVSRLLFDNVPHVKVFWVMHGVQTAQLALQHGADDMDGSVVEYKITHDADNYGTPNKLTREDLLDLIRDAGFRPVERNTRYEIIREYPGPDAERRESPQPMRV
- a CDS encoding Lrp/AsnC family transcriptional regulator, whose translation is MDAVDRQLIQALRENGRASYAELGRLVGLSGPSVTDRINRLESAGVITGYRATVDATSLGLGVTALIGISLSDDADHEDVAHRLKDLAEIEDAWFIAGDDSYMLKVRVGDVDGLERTIRRLSSTKGVSRTRTTIVLSTKWENRVGELPEPA
- a CDS encoding UbiX family flavin prenyltransferase encodes the protein MSQSPRSPWIVGVSGASGTPFAASVLRGLLAAGESVDLVVSRASRLTLLDETGIAYRDAHWREDLAAWLARGADGKPHTFDVDVSGVRHWAAGDLAAGPSSGSYPAKGMLIVPASTACVAGVALGLSKDLLQRAAGVTLKERRKLVVAVRETPLSGATLKQLVALDEAGAVVLPASPGFYAGATHIQDLVDFVAGRVLDAAGVPHRLYRRWEGELGGGSGG